In the Cydia amplana chromosome 14, ilCydAmpl1.1, whole genome shotgun sequence genome, one interval contains:
- the LOC134654371 gene encoding uncharacterized protein LOC134654371 produces MRWSESITLEFVKIYIKHECLWNPAHTGYKLKYQREEAYSSIQSDFKAATGKSLSIPEIKIKIKNLRTTYCQQVQKILQKSSPDAIYEPSLVWFHEMDQCLKNVPTNRHSTSYINTHEIPEVDSSCQLWVDQDLPNENTEDSNPDPLVPHTDDEYDSNQLEHTENIKKERRISPPFKKIKKKKIKHRATDYYSESVDSTNHPKEDEFDIYGKFIASQLRKMDERNSLKLKLQIHSLISEARMSDLSRNNFIYLINIEKQHLIKTNMRWSEKETCTFVKLYLANEALWNPRVPEYKSKPERHKAYTKIIAEFRASTGMPLTEPEVRTKIKNLRSTYIQEVNKIRKRSSPDFVFKPSIKWFYAWHKRFSKTLRRDLDVMDDAFFDHEEQIDESCQKIWVSPDEVNDNSNSDPFESEQDNFLLVLKPEPEDIKQEATQSSYKIKKKRFKHRHSTDNSDRSYRNSIDNEAKEDEFDIYGKFIASQLRKMNLQKALRLQLEIQSLVSEARISDMEH; encoded by the exons ATGAGGTGGAGTGAATCAATCACTCTAGAGTTCgtgaaaatatatataaaacacGAATGCCTGTGGAACCCCGCGCACACtggttataaattaaaatatcaacGAGAAGAAGCTTACAGCAGTATTCAATCAGATTTCAAAGCGGCCACAGGTAAATCACTGAGTATTCCCgagataaaaataaagataaagaatTTAAGAACAACCTACTGTCAGCAAGTGCAGAAAATACTGCAGAAGTCGAGTCCTGATGCCATATACGAACCGTCTTTAGTTTGGTTTCATGAGATGGATCAATGTTTGAAAAACGTACCAACTAACAGACATTCTACGTCTTATATCAAT accCATGAAATTCCAGAGGTTGACTCTTCCTGCCAATTGTGGGTTGACCAGGATCTGCCAAATGAGAATACTGAAGACTCCAACCCAGACCCCCTTGTGCCACATACTGATGATGAATATGACTCCAACCAACTCGAACAcacagaaaatattaaaaaagaaaGGCGCATTTCGCCACCctttaagaaaattaaaaagaaaaaaatcaagcataGAGCTACAGATTACTATTCAGAATCTGTTGACAGTACAAATCATCCAAAAGAGGATGAATTTGATATTTATGGGAAATTTATAGCGTCACAATTGAGGAAGATGGATGAGAGGAATTCTTTGAAACTGAAACTGCAGATTCACAGTCTCATCAGTGAGGCTAGGATGTCTGATTTATCAAGAAACAAC tttatttatttaataaacattgaaaaacAACatctaataaaaacaaacatgAGATGGAGTGAAAAAGAAACGTGTACTTTTGTCAAATTGTACCTGGCGAATGAAGCACTCTGGAATCCTAGAGTTCCCGAGTACAAATCCAAACCAGAACGGCACAAagcttatactaaaattatagcTGAATTCAGAGCTTCTACGGGCATGCCTTTGACGGAACCTGAAGTGAGAACCAAGATTAAGAACTTAAGGTCCACGTACATACAGGAGGTCAATAAAATACGTAAGCGATCTAGCCCGGACTTTGTTTTCAAGCCTTCGATCAAATGGTTCTATGCTTGGCATAAACGGTTTAGCAAGACGCTTAGAAGAGATCTGGACGTTATGGACGATGCATTTTTTGAT CACGAAGAACAAATTGATGAATCATGTCAAAAAATATGGGTTAGTCCAGACGAAGTCAATGATAACTCCAATTCTGACCCCTTCGAGTCCGAACAAGACAACTTCCTTCTAGTCCTCAAACCTGAGCCCGAAGACATAAAGCAAGAAGCGACACAGAGCTCGTACAAAATAAAGAAGAAAAGATTTAAACATCGCCACAGTACCGATAACTCGGATAGATCATATAGGAATAGCATAGACAATGAGGCCAAAGAAGATGAATTTGATATTTATGGTAAATTTATAGCATCACAGTTGAGGAAAATGAATTTGCAGAAAGCGCTACGGCTGCAACTGGAGATTCAGAGTTTAGTGAGCGAGGCTAGGATTTCAGATATGGAACATTGA